A window from Festucalex cinctus isolate MCC-2025b chromosome 4, RoL_Fcin_1.0, whole genome shotgun sequence encodes these proteins:
- the LOC144017331 gene encoding uncharacterized protein LOC144017331 → MCEKTVKEEYEDEIFWTEEEPQRRRPDDVFNKPQKAVLHKTDIGEKYLPPEQQDPEPPHNEEELEEEPLHIKEEEDPELLHIKVEEVDVEDLMKFPFILSSLKSADDEDEGQSAAPSSSSQYMTTEAQADSLLAPLSDNDDTVSKSPDTDGDEQSEDDMAYHTDSKRWKCSQCGKTVSSKSSLEIHMRTHTGEKPFACSFCNLTFSARSGLIQHTKTHTGETSFVCSVCGKGFILKESLIRHTRTHTGEKPFVCTVCGKKFSQRGNLGTHMKTHTGENSYACSVCGKGFSLKESLIRHTRTHTGEKPFACSVCGQKFSLRGNLRTHARTHTEKNSFTCSFCSKSFSLKESLTRHTRTHTGEKPFACSVCDQRFSQRGNLSTHTKTHTGENCFVCSVCGKGFSLNESLIRHTRTHTGEKPFACSVCGQQFSQRGNLNTHVRKHTGEKTLICSLRAKSFSSKNATTANFAGETSKDQ, encoded by the exons atgtgtgaaaaaactGTAAAAGAAGAGTACGAGGATGAAATTTTCTGGACAGAAGAAGAGCCACAACGTCGACGACCGGACGACGTTTTCAACAAGCCTCAAAAAGCTGTGTTACACAAAACGG ATATCGGCGAAAAATATCTTCCTCCTGAGCAACAGGACCCAGAGCCCCCTCACAATGAGGAGGAATTGGAGGAAGAGCCGCTCcacattaaagaggaagaggacCCAGAGCTTCTGCACATTAAAGTGGAAGAGGTAGATGTGGAAGACTTGATGAagtttccattcattttgtcATCCTTGAAGAGTGCAGACGATGAAGACGAAGGTCAAAGTGCGGCTCCTTCAAGCAGCAGTCAATACATGACAACAGAAGCACAAGCAGACAGCCTCTTGGCGCCACTATCGGACAATGACGACACCGTGTCAAAGTCTCCTGATACTGATGGCGATGAACAGTCTGAAGATGACATGGCTTATCACACTGACAGCAAACGCTGGAAATGTTCTCAATGTGGCAAAACCGTTTCTAGCAAGTCATCATTGGAAATacacatgagaacacacactggcgagaagCCTTTTGCATGCTCATTCTGCAATTTAACTTTCAGTGCTCGCTCAGGATTAATTCAACATACAAAAACACATACTGGGGAGACTTCTTTTGTctgttcagtttgtggtaagGGCTTCATTTTAAAGGAAAGTTTAATaaggcacacaagaacacacactggagaaaaaccgttTGTCTgcacagtttgtggtaaaaaattcTCTCAGAGGGGCAACTTAGGAACACACATGAAaacacacactggcgagaaTTCTTATGCCTGCTCGGTTTGTGGTAAGGGTTTTTCTTTAAAGGAAAGTTTAATaaggcacacaagaacacacactggagagaaaccttttgcctgttcaGTTTGTGGCCAAAAATTCTCTCTTCGGGGAAACTTAAGAACACatgcaagaacacacactgagaAGAATTCTTTCACTTGCTCATTTTGTagtaaaagcttctctttgaaggaAAGTTTAACAAggcatacaagaacacacactggagaaaaaccctttgcctgctcagtttgtgatcAGAGATTCTCTCAAAGGGGAAACTTGAGCACACATACAAAAACTCATACTGGAGAGAATTGTTTTGTGTGCTCAGTTTGCGGTAAGGGTTTCTCTTTAAACGAAAGTTTAATaaggcacacaagaacacacactggagagaaaccttttgcctgttcagtttgtggtcaacaaTTCTCTCAAAGGGGAAACTTAAATACACATGTAAGaaaacacactggagaaaaaacaTTAATTTGCAGTCTACGTGCTAAAAGTTTCTCAAGTAAAAATGCTACAACAGCAAATTTTGCCGGTGAGACTAGCAAGGATCAATGA